In one Candidatus Nomurabacteria bacterium genomic region, the following are encoded:
- the brxC gene encoding BREX system P-loop protein BrxC has protein sequence MQLKDLYKKDITREIQGVIKVDDEHSIAQELDEYIVTDEIAKHLDTFFESYSKGLGTSRTEQMGVWLSGFFGSGKSHFLKIVSHLLDNREVNGKKAVDYFDDKIHDAMLLGNIKRAGETSSDIILFNIDTKSSLENTTSKDKILAVIEKVFNEKLGFSHINFVADIERHLQEKGKYEEFKAKFDDWSSIRSDFDFNQYEIAEKYAEVMGVSSDEANKIFDNRRDTYQVSPESFAQRVQEYIEKRGNDHHVVFLIDEVGQYIGNNGSLLLNLQSIVEELGVRTNGRAWVICSSQEAIDDVVKGVKKDDFSKILGRFDTKIKLSSTDIDEVIRQRLLAKTDDATTSLVSTYNTRQAEIANLLTFGEGGTYKATYRSAQDFAATYPYIPYQFKLLQDTYMSIREKGFAGAHLSSGARSLLGAIQETAKAHANSEIGTLVPFSAFFETVVTAIDSSIIQIFDQVDRMIKEGVLEPQDKEILKTLFMLRSAQETMPTNLDNLAVLSVTNLSDNILDIKKNLADSLKRLEDRVLIQKLGDNYRFLTDEEQDINREIKSQTFDPNDISTTLGEVIRGTIDSKYKYTNGRVFSLDLFMDDNKINGGSNELALRFTSGELQSVQAESMRQSNAAFIITPLSIDLRNDIETAVKVEKYIRSQAGIKNDPERDKIIAARRTEMEGLKEKISADFADNIRSAAVAINGTEVDIPARESVTTRRDLILEELVKSVYTKIEYIKAPCSRSNIKRLLTLPKMELEVATANTKAEDAINEYIIEQARNHVPVTLESIVRDFKSAPFGFTDEDVAYIVAYLMKTELISLIYNGTTLAPTADTADILLKSANDGKITIKVRERIDNQLLDTVRSLARDLFDTTALGDTEDAMADSLRHEIDTKLEATTAYLQKYNYASYPGKSVVESVNTLLRELKQIRDTKDLFDVLDAKQNDLRTAFDAYKPVVSFFEHQVAIFDRAIAAVKDYDFVSSSITVNSPEVTQIRDILAQDSPYGDIPKLSPLTSAVEQAVKTGRDELQKRADEARKLEEQRRKAEEEARRAEAAGQQPAELPKVAKPVRSGDLINRTYSLKSEADVDAMLGELRQRLLQELADNGEVRVI, from the coding sequence GATACATTCTTCGAAAGCTACAGCAAAGGACTCGGCACCTCTCGCACCGAGCAGATGGGCGTCTGGCTGTCTGGTTTCTTTGGATCAGGTAAGTCACACTTTCTCAAGATTGTCAGTCACTTGCTCGACAACCGCGAAGTAAACGGCAAAAAAGCCGTCGACTACTTCGACGACAAAATTCATGACGCCATGCTACTTGGCAATATCAAACGTGCTGGCGAGACGTCTTCTGACATCATCCTCTTCAATATCGACACCAAATCTTCGCTCGAAAACACCACGAGCAAGGATAAGATCCTTGCAGTGATCGAAAAAGTCTTCAACGAAAAGCTCGGCTTCAGCCACATTAATTTCGTTGCCGATATCGAACGCCATCTACAAGAAAAGGGTAAATACGAAGAGTTCAAAGCTAAATTTGACGACTGGTCATCGATTCGTTCAGACTTCGACTTCAACCAGTACGAAATCGCCGAAAAATACGCCGAAGTCATGGGCGTCAGCTCCGATGAAGCCAACAAAATCTTCGACAACCGCCGCGACACCTACCAAGTTTCACCTGAGTCATTTGCTCAGCGGGTGCAGGAATACATCGAAAAACGCGGCAACGACCATCACGTAGTTTTCCTTATCGACGAAGTTGGTCAATATATCGGCAACAATGGCTCACTTCTGCTCAACCTCCAGTCAATCGTCGAAGAGCTCGGCGTACGCACCAACGGCCGCGCATGGGTCATTTGTTCCAGTCAAGAAGCCATCGACGATGTCGTAAAAGGTGTCAAAAAGGACGACTTCTCGAAGATTCTTGGTCGCTTCGACACCAAAATCAAGCTCTCTAGCACCGATATCGACGAAGTTATCCGCCAGCGACTGCTCGCCAAGACAGACGACGCTACGACGTCACTGGTGTCCACTTACAACACTCGTCAGGCAGAGATTGCCAACCTGCTTACTTTCGGTGAAGGTGGCACCTACAAGGCCACCTACCGCAGCGCTCAAGATTTTGCCGCTACCTATCCGTACATCCCGTACCAGTTCAAGCTCCTGCAAGATACCTATATGAGCATCCGTGAGAAAGGCTTTGCGGGTGCACACCTAAGCTCTGGTGCTCGTTCACTTCTCGGCGCTATCCAGGAGACCGCAAAGGCTCATGCAAACAGCGAGATTGGGACACTTGTACCGTTTTCCGCCTTTTTTGAAACCGTTGTTACGGCAATAGATAGCTCGATCATTCAAATATTCGATCAAGTGGACAGGATGATTAAAGAAGGTGTACTTGAGCCGCAAGATAAAGAAATATTGAAGACGCTTTTTATGTTGCGCAGTGCTCAAGAAACGATGCCGACCAATCTCGATAACCTAGCCGTCCTTTCAGTGACAAATTTGTCAGACAATATCCTCGATATCAAAAAGAATCTTGCCGATAGCCTGAAGCGGCTCGAAGACCGCGTGCTCATCCAAAAGCTCGGCGACAACTACCGCTTCCTCACCGACGAAGAACAAGACATCAACCGCGAAATCAAAAGCCAAACCTTTGATCCGAATGACATCTCGACTACGCTTGGCGAAGTGATTCGCGGCACTATCGACTCGAAGTACAAATACACTAATGGCCGTGTTTTCTCGCTCGATCTCTTCATGGACGATAACAAAATTAATGGTGGCTCAAACGAATTAGCCCTCAGGTTCACCTCGGGCGAGCTACAATCTGTCCAGGCTGAATCGATGCGCCAAAGCAACGCAGCATTTATCATCACGCCACTGTCGATCGACCTCCGCAACGACATCGAAACTGCTGTAAAGGTTGAAAAATACATCCGCTCACAAGCTGGTATCAAGAACGACCCAGAGCGCGACAAGATTATCGCCGCTCGCCGCACCGAAATGGAAGGCCTCAAGGAGAAGATCTCCGCTGACTTCGCCGACAATATCCGAAGCGCCGCTGTCGCCATCAACGGTACAGAAGTCGACATCCCAGCCCGTGAAAGTGTCACGACTCGCCGCGATCTCATCCTGGAAGAGCTCGTCAAATCCGTGTACACCAAGATCGAATACATCAAAGCACCGTGTAGCCGCAGCAATATCAAGCGTCTGCTGACACTGCCAAAAATGGAGCTCGAAGTCGCTACCGCCAACACCAAGGCCGAAGACGCCATCAACGAATACATCATCGAGCAGGCTCGCAACCACGTACCGGTCACCCTCGAAAGTATCGTGCGCGATTTCAAATCAGCCCCATTCGGCTTCACCGACGAAGATGTCGCCTACATCGTAGCGTACCTTATGAAAACCGAGCTAATCAGCTTAATCTACAATGGCACGACACTCGCACCAACTGCCGATACCGCAGATATCTTGCTCAAATCAGCCAATGACGGCAAAATCACCATCAAAGTCCGTGAACGCATCGATAACCAACTGCTCGATACTGTCCGTAGCTTGGCGCGCGATTTGTTCGACACCACCGCACTCGGTGATACCGAGGACGCTATGGCAGATAGTCTACGCCACGAAATTGATACCAAGCTCGAAGCTACAACTGCTTATTTGCAGAAGTACAACTACGCTAGCTATCCGGGCAAGTCTGTCGTCGAGAGTGTCAATACGCTTCTTCGTGAGCTCAAACAAATCCGCGACACCAAAGACCTGTTCGATGTGCTTGATGCCAAGCAGAACGACCTGCGCACGGCGTTCGACGCCTACAAGCCAGTTGTCAGCTTCTTTGAACACCAAGTAGCTATCTTTGACCGAGCCATAGCAGCTGTCAAAGATTACGATTTCGTTAGCTCGTCTATCACTGTTAATTCACCAGAAGTCACCCAGATTCGCGACATCTTGGCACAGGATAGCCCGTACGGTGACATCCCGAAGCTTTCGCCATTGACATCTGCCGTGGAGCAGGCTGTCAAAACTGGCCGCGACGAGCTCCAAAAGCGTGCCGACGAAGCCCGCAAGCTCGAAGAGCAGCGCCGCAAAGCCGAAGAAGAGGCGAGGAGGGCCGAAGCCGCAGGCCAGCAGCCAGCCGAACTACCAAAAGTCGCCAAACCTGTCCGTTCGGGCGATCTCATCAACCGCACTTACTCGCTGAAGAGTGAGGCTGATGTCGACGCCATGCTCGGCGAACTTCGCCAGCGACTACTACAAGAACTTGCCGACAATGGCGAGGTAAGGGTTATTTAG